ATGCTGCTCGGGGGCGAGCCGTTCGCGCACGACCTCGTCATGTGGTGGAACTTCGTCGGCCGCACGCACGCCGACGTCGCCGCGGCACGCGCCGCGTGGGAGTCGCCCGACGCCGCCGACCGGTTCGGCTCGGTCGTCGGGCACGGCCCGGAACGCATCCCCGCCCCCGCCCTGCCGAACGTGCGGCTGCAGCCGCGCCGTCGCCGACCCCGACCGGAGCGCCCGTGACCGAGACCCTGCCCCCGTCCGCCCGACGCGTCGCCGACGCCCTGCACGCCGCCGGCGTCACCGGCCAGGTGACCGTGCTGCCGGACTCGGCACGGACCGCCGCCGAGGCGGCCGCCGCGCTCGGCTGCCCGGTCGGCGCGATCGCGAACAGCCTGGTGTTCCTCGCGGACGGCGCGCCGCTGCTCGTGCTGACCAGCGGCCGGCACCGCGTCGACACCGTCGGACTCGCCCGCCGTCTCGGGCGCGAGCGGATCACGCGTGCGACGCCCGAGCAGGTGCGCGCCGCGACCGGCCAGGCGATCGGGGGCGTCGCGCCCGTCGGCCACCCGGAGCCGGTCGAGACGGTCGTCGACGTCGCGCTCGCCGAGCACGCGCAGGTGTGGGCCGCGGGCGGCACGCCGCACTCCGTCTTCCCGACGACGTTCGACGAGCTCGTCACGATCACCGGCGGCACGCCGCACGTCGTCGCCGACGACGAGGTCGCCGCCGGCTGACCCGCGCACCGACGCCGGGCCGCCGCCCGGTGGCGTCCGGCGCGCGTCAGGTCATCGCGGCGGCCAGCGCGTCGTCGGCGCCCTGCAGGCGGATCTCGACGCGCGCGATGTCGTCCGCCGGGATGCTCGACGACGCCCCGAGCCCGCGTGCCTCGCCGCTGTGCGACGCCCAGGTCGCGACGACCGTCGCCGTCCCGTCGGCCTCGACCAGCACGAGCTCGTACACGAGCGGGTAGTCGACCGGCGGGGCCGGGTACTCGCACGACCAGTCGAGCCGCGTGCCCCAGTTCTTCTGCTGCAGCGTGAGGTCGGCAGTGACGTCGACGCCGCCGACCGGCCGCAGCGCGAGGTGCGCCGCCTGCGCGGTCACCGGAGCCGGCGCGACCGTGCGCGCCACCCACGCGCCCCCGACGGCCGCGACGAGCGCCACGGCGGCCGCGGAGACGAGCGTCGCGAGCCGGCGGCGACGGCGCGTGGCACGCGCTCGCCCCGCGACCGTCGCGAGGTCGACGACCTCCGCCTCCGGAGGCTCGGCCGGCTCGGGCGCGAGGAGCGCGGCCGCCTGGTCCGCGGGCAGCGCGCGCAGCAGCCCGGGCATCCCGGCGAGCTCCGACACCCGGTCCTGGCACGCCTCGCAGCCTGCGAGGTGTTCCTCGAACCTCCGACGGTCCGACGGTCCGAGCGCCCCCAGCACGTACGCCGCGTCCCACTCCCGGAACTCGTCCGCGGGCAGGTCGGGCCGGTCGGCGCTGTCGCGGCCGGTCATGACGTCACCCCTCTCTCCTGCAGCGCGAGCCGCAGCGCGCGCAGCCCGTAGTGCAGCCGCGACTTCACGGTGCCCTCCGGGATCTGGTTCTCGCGGGCGAGCTCCGCGACCGACCGCCCCCCGTAGTACGCCCCCACGACGACGGCCCGGTGCTCGGCCGACAGGCCCGTCAGCGCGTCGGCGACGAGCCACGCGTCCAGGACCGCCTGCGTCCCGTCGGGCGTCGGGACGTCCGGCGCCTGGTCCGTGACGTGCTCGCGGACGTGCCGGGCGCTGCGACGGTCGTCGATCACGAGGTTGCGTGTGACGCGGTACAGCCAGGCACGTGCCGCGTCGTCGTCGCGGGCCATGACCTCGGGGTGCCGCCACGCGCGCACCATCGCCTCCTGCACCACGTCCTGCGCGAGCTCGTGGTCGCCCGTGAGCCGCACGACGTAGTGGTGCAGCGGCCGCGCGTACGTCGCGTGCAGGGCGCGCAGGAGCTCGTCCGCGTCGTCGTCCACGCGCGCCCCACCTCCTGTCCTGTCACCCACACCACGGACCGCACCGGCTCCGGGTTCAGGTGAACCGCCAACCTCACCCGCCCGTGGACCCAGGGGGAGCCCGTGACGCCGCACCGCCCGGCGCGGGCCCGCTCCCCCGGGGGAAAGGGGACCACCGTGCGACGCACCATCCTGCTCACCACGCTCGGCCTCGTCGCGACCGCCACGCTGGTCGGCTGCTCGGGCTCGGGCGACGACGACTCCGGCGCGCAGACCGAGGCCACGACCGACGAGATGACCGAGCCGACGCCCGCCGACGAGGGCTCCGCGGTCGCGGCCGACCTCATGACGGCCGACACGTCGCTCGGCTCCGTCGTCGTCGACAAGGACGGCATGACCGTCTACTACTTCCTCAAGGACACGCCCGGGTCCGGGACGAGCGCGTGCACGGGCGACTGCCTCACCGCGTGGCCACCCGTCTACGCCGAGTCCGAGGACGTCGTCGTCGACGGCGTGACCGGCGAGGTCGGCACGATCGAGACGCCCGACGGCGAGTACCAGGTCACGATCGACGGGCGCCCCGTGTACCTGTTCGCGCAGGACACGGCCGCCGGGGACGTCAACGGGCAGGGCGTCAACGACGTCTGGTACGCCGTCGCGCCCGACGGGTCGCAGGTCGGCCCGTGACGCTCAGCCCTCCGCGCCGGTCTCCACGTTGAGGATGTTGCCGTCCGGGTCGGCGAACCACGCGGCCTTCATCTCGCCGGAGACCAGCACGCCGTCCTGCCACGTGCCCTCGGGCACCTCGAACGTCTGGAAGTCGACGCCGCGGCCGCGCAGGTCCGCGACCTCGGCGTCGAACCGGTCGGCCGACACCTGGAAGGAGATCGCGGTCGCCTGGTTCGTGCCCGCGTACCCCGACGGGTACACGAGGAACGAGCCGCTGCCCGAGCGGTACATCACGCCCTCCGCGGCGTCACCGACGCTGGAGAACCCCAACGTGGTCTCGTAGAACGCGCGCGCCTTGTCGAGGTCCGTGACCGCGAGGACGGGGATGGCGTCGAAGTCGGAGAGCATGACGGCCTCCTGGGCGGGCCAGACGACCCTCGGCTGGCCGGCGGCTCGACGCTAGGACCGGGCCGTGACAGGGTCAATCGCCCTGCACGGACGTGCACGTTGTCGATCCCGGCACGTCTCGCCCGTCACGAGGTCGTCCGCCGGGCCACCGCCGCCCGGTACCTGCGAGCGACGGAGAAC
The sequence above is a segment of the Cellulomonas fimi genome. Coding sequences within it:
- a CDS encoding YbaK/EbsC family protein, whose amino-acid sequence is MTETLPPSARRVADALHAAGVTGQVTVLPDSARTAAEAAAALGCPVGAIANSLVFLADGAPLLVLTSGRHRVDTVGLARRLGRERITRATPEQVRAATGQAIGGVAPVGHPEPVETVVDVALAEHAQVWAAGGTPHSVFPTTFDELVTITGGTPHVVADDEVAAG
- a CDS encoding anti-sigma factor family protein encodes the protein MTGRDSADRPDLPADEFREWDAAYVLGALGPSDRRRFEEHLAGCEACQDRVSELAGMPGLLRALPADQAAALLAPEPAEPPEAEVVDLATVAGRARATRRRRRLATLVSAAAVALVAAVGGAWVARTVAPAPVTAQAAHLALRPVGGVDVTADLTLQQKNWGTRLDWSCEYPAPPVDYPLVYELVLVEADGTATVVATWASHSGEARGLGASSSIPADDIARVEIRLQGADDALAAAMT
- a CDS encoding sigma-70 family RNA polymerase sigma factor; the protein is MDDDADELLRALHATYARPLHHYVVRLTGDHELAQDVVQEAMVRAWRHPEVMARDDDAARAWLYRVTRNLVIDDRRSARHVREHVTDQAPDVPTPDGTQAVLDAWLVADALTGLSAEHRAVVVGAYYGGRSVAELARENQIPEGTVKSRLHYGLRALRLALQERGVTS
- a CDS encoding COG4315 family predicted lipoprotein — translated: MRRTILLTTLGLVATATLVGCSGSGDDDSGAQTEATTDEMTEPTPADEGSAVAADLMTADTSLGSVVVDKDGMTVYYFLKDTPGSGTSACTGDCLTAWPPVYAESEDVVVDGVTGEVGTIETPDGEYQVTIDGRPVYLFAQDTAAGDVNGQGVNDVWYAVAPDGSQVGP
- a CDS encoding VOC family protein, which encodes MLSDFDAIPVLAVTDLDKARAFYETTLGFSSVGDAAEGVMYRSGSGSFLVYPSGYAGTNQATAISFQVSADRFDAEVADLRGRGVDFQTFEVPEGTWQDGVLVSGEMKAAWFADPDGNILNVETGAEG